CGTGGGGGGAACGCACCTGAAATAGGGCATTGACTCCGGTTTGATTCGCGGACTACCGTGGACGTTAGCTGAAGGGGTTTTATGGCCGACGAGAGGCCACATCCCACCGCTATCGAGTCCCGTCTCAACGACGTCCGCGACAAGTGCCGCAACGAACAGCAGAAAGCTTTTTTCCTCACTGAAGCGCTGAGGTTAGCGAGCAGCAATTTGACCGAGATCTTGGATGACTCCAAAAGGCTCATAAACGAGAGTCGCAAGTTGCGGCAGAACGCTCAGCAACACCGAGTCAAAAGACGCGCTGCTTAAGGGAACAGGCAACCACCTGCTGTGCTTAGCTGCATCTCACGAGATGCGTAGGAACGCATCGGAAAGGGACAGCACCCCCAACCTCCAAAAAAAAACCTCCTCTGGACTGCTGTCCCTTTTTGTAACAGATATCCCTCGCGTTCACCGTCAACGCAATATCGGCTATTTCCTCGGCTATCCCGGTGGCGTCAGTGGAGAATGGCAACTCGTACAGCGCCATTACATCGTCTATCGCTTCTAGAGTGTGCTCTTTTGAACAGACTACACGACTCCGAGGATTTATTGTCTATTGAAAATAGTTCACGTTAGCCCAACAGCCAGCCCACCGGAGACCAAACTGAGTCCATCCCGTCGCAATATCCATATTTTAGTGGTTGACGACTCTGCCAGTGTTGCGGCCACGCTTGCAATGTTGCTCGAATCAGAGGGCTACAGCGCCATTTTTGCCTTGAGCGGCGGAGCCGCGCTCGAAATGCTTTCCGGAATTGCTGTGGATGTTGCAATCATTGACATAACGATGCCTGTCTTCGACGGCATCGAGACAGCGGCGGCGATCTGCAAAAAGCTGAAGGCTTGCAAAATCCTCCTCATGTCGGGCTCCTCCGATGCCACATCGCTGCTCGACCGCGCAAGAGAACTGAACCTCCAATTTGAGATTTTAGCCAAACCGATCCCACCGCGTGAGCTGTTGGCAAAGTTGGAGTTCCTAGCAGCGCAAGTCAAGACCAGCAGTGCATCAACAACAACTTAACCCCGCTCTCCGCAGCGAACATTATAGCCAGCAACATCAAGTAATCCTGCAGCCTCAACGAACGTTTTCACACGTTCGCGACCAGAGACTGGGACTCCCGCTGCGCGCACAAGTCCACCACCGTCTGCGTAAGAGACAACATCCTCCGCGAGGAGCCCTTCCAGAGCGGCCATGTCTCCTTTCTGCGCGGCAGGCAGGCGGTAGTAGCTCGCGTACTCTCTAATAGCGAGGAAGCACTCGGGCCGGAGGTGGACTTCTATTTTGCATATTGGGTGGAGGCTCACGAACTTCCAGAAACAGGGGTTCCGACAACGTTGGTGTTTGAGCGTGGAACTGACGGAAACGTATACCTCGACGGATGTCAGGTTAGCATAACTCTGCTGACGTGATCTTCCGCTTAGGAACATCG
The window above is part of the Terriglobales bacterium genome. Proteins encoded here:
- a CDS encoding response regulator, with the translated sequence MVDDSASVAATLAMLLESEGYSAIFALSGGAALEMLSGIAVDVAIIDITMPVFDGIETAAAICKKLKACKILLMSGSSDATSLLDRARELNLQFEILAKPIPPRELLAKLEFLAAQVKTSSASTTT